From Candidatus Pedobacter colombiensis, one genomic window encodes:
- a CDS encoding zinc-dependent metalloprotease gives MILNKTSLIALFILISGIGVNAQTSKKLPKAAVKKLSADSLKKKADQDTTKKNTLKDYKSLLKKATTVNGIFKVHQVETDYYFEIPLRLMDKDFLVVNKISSVPMAINEAGLNKGMNYENKVIRFHPNKLAKTVWVKTIVPQVESPAGDAITQSVKDNFVGSVIESFKIEAYSPDSSAVVIKVNKVFDGTEKSFNDVFTLIGLGTSPKTALSGIEHIKSFPENVVVRSLLSTSVTEGQSSIAISVAVTTNILLLPEAPMKPRFADNRVGYFTTPRWYFSDTQQKLETRELITKWRLEPKPEDRARYLKGELVEPAKPIVFYIDPSTPKQWRPYIIDGIHDWQKAFEAAGFKNAIQAKLVTDSADFDGDDVRYSVVTYAASPKSNAMGPAVVDPRSGEILESDVIWWHNVMTSLQYWMRVQTGIIDTGARKNNFSVEQMGHAIRFVSSHEIGHTLGLKHNMGASVAYPVDSLRSPSYTAKMGGTAPSIMDYARFNYVAQPEDHVTNITPQIGVYDKYAIAWGYRWLDTQDPRKELETQKEWIKAHQNDPLYHYGEQQSVVVDPRAQSEDLGDNAMKASEYGLKNLQRLVPQILNWAAEPGDSYYQAGKLYMATVWQWNTYADHVMANIGGYYLENPVAGDGKKAYTPVPKAIQEEAMNYLKKELFNLPQWLFNPPLLSSTFAIKDTPLGPFEYGPYNLKREQQSSLMYNLLADDRLLRLLEMESIYGKDDVYTVSQLLREIRETTFKQTLKGKSLSLEERMTQQNYVDVLLVSADKLMEKVSKKALQPLVKSNLPELCDLTPRAFKDNTAVKGDELRNIHVSSMTRVSDVASAKRAELMKILNLLEKNKNSGDEETRNHYMDLMLRIRQNLKIN, from the coding sequence ATGATTTTAAATAAGACTTCGCTTATAGCTTTATTTATTCTTATCTCAGGGATTGGTGTAAATGCGCAAACTTCTAAAAAACTTCCTAAAGCTGCAGTAAAAAAACTCAGCGCTGATTCGCTTAAAAAGAAAGCCGATCAGGATACGACTAAAAAAAACACATTAAAGGACTATAAATCCTTATTAAAGAAAGCAACAACTGTTAATGGTATATTCAAAGTACATCAGGTAGAAACAGATTACTATTTCGAGATTCCACTAAGACTGATGGATAAGGACTTTTTGGTAGTCAACAAAATTTCTTCGGTTCCTATGGCCATTAATGAGGCCGGCTTAAACAAAGGGATGAATTATGAGAATAAAGTTATTCGCTTTCATCCAAATAAGCTGGCAAAAACAGTTTGGGTAAAAACCATTGTTCCGCAAGTAGAATCCCCTGCAGGAGATGCCATTACCCAATCGGTAAAAGACAATTTCGTAGGTTCGGTAATTGAATCCTTTAAAATCGAAGCCTACTCACCCGATTCATCGGCAGTAGTGATTAAAGTAAATAAAGTATTTGATGGTACTGAAAAAAGCTTTAATGATGTATTTACTCTTATCGGTTTGGGCACAAGTCCAAAAACAGCGTTATCGGGCATTGAGCACATTAAAAGCTTCCCTGAAAATGTAGTGGTACGTTCATTATTGAGTACATCAGTAACAGAGGGACAAAGTAGCATTGCTATCAGTGTAGCAGTAACTACAAATATATTGTTGCTGCCTGAAGCACCTATGAAGCCTCGCTTTGCGGACAACAGAGTTGGCTATTTCACCACGCCAAGATGGTATTTTTCGGATACACAACAAAAACTGGAAACCAGGGAACTGATTACCAAATGGAGGCTAGAGCCTAAACCGGAAGACAGAGCACGTTACTTAAAAGGTGAGCTGGTGGAGCCGGCTAAGCCTATCGTGTTTTATATAGACCCCTCTACTCCAAAACAATGGAGACCGTATATCATTGACGGTATACACGATTGGCAGAAAGCATTTGAAGCTGCTGGTTTTAAAAATGCCATTCAAGCTAAATTGGTTACAGATTCAGCCGATTTTGATGGCGATGATGTTCGCTATTCTGTAGTTACTTATGCTGCATCACCAAAATCAAATGCAATGGGCCCTGCAGTAGTAGATCCTCGTTCAGGTGAAATTCTGGAATCAGATGTGATCTGGTGGCACAACGTGATGACTTCATTACAATACTGGATGCGCGTACAAACGGGCATTATTGATACCGGAGCAAGAAAAAACAACTTTAGTGTGGAACAAATGGGTCATGCTATCCGCTTTGTGTCCTCACATGAAATTGGTCATACTTTGGGTTTAAAACACAATATGGGTGCTTCGGTAGCTTACCCTGTTGATTCATTACGTTCTCCAAGTTACACAGCTAAAATGGGTGGAACAGCGCCTTCTATTATGGATTATGCGCGTTTTAACTACGTAGCTCAACCTGAAGATCACGTAACCAACATTACTCCGCAAATTGGCGTATATGATAAATATGCCATTGCATGGGGATACAGATGGTTAGATACTCAAGACCCACGCAAAGAGCTGGAAACACAAAAAGAGTGGATCAAAGCACATCAGAACGATCCCTTGTACCATTATGGTGAGCAACAAAGTGTGGTAGTAGATCCAAGAGCACAATCTGAAGACCTGGGCGATAATGCCATGAAAGCCAGTGAATATGGCTTAAAAAATCTGCAACGCTTGGTTCCTCAAATTTTAAACTGGGCGGCTGAACCTGGAGATTCTTATTACCAGGCAGGTAAACTTTATATGGCTACAGTATGGCAATGGAATACCTATGCAGATCATGTAATGGCTAACATTGGTGGCTATTACCTGGAAAACCCTGTAGCTGGTGATGGCAAAAAAGCCTATACCCCGGTACCTAAAGCCATACAGGAAGAAGCAATGAACTACCTGAAAAAAGAGTTGTTCAACCTCCCACAATGGTTGTTTAATCCACCCCTGTTGTCTAGCACTTTTGCCATTAAGGATACCCCTCTTGGACCTTTTGAATATGGACCTTATAACCTAAAACGTGAACAACAATCCTCATTGATGTACAATTTATTGGCAGATGATCGTTTATTAAGGTTATTAGAGATGGAATCCATTTATGGAAAAGATGACGTATATACAGTTTCGCAACTGCTGAGAGAGATTAGGGAGACAACATTTAAACAGACGCTAAAAGGTAAATCACTATCGCTTGAGGAGCGAATGACCCAACAAAACTATGTAGATGTTTTGCTTGTAAGTGCTGACAAGCTAATGGAAAAGGTAAGTAAAAAAGCCCTTCAACCCTTAGTAAAAAGCAATTTACCTGAATTGTGTGACCTTACCCCTCGTGCTTTTAAAGACAATACAGCTGTTAAAGGTGATGAACTTAGAAATATTCATG